The genomic window AATCAAGGCTCTCTCAGATTTTGatacgtggctacatcaaaatcgACTACTGATCGGATGGTTTGATGCATCTATCCTCAAATTACACCACCTCACTACTATCTGCGTGAGCGGCACTGAGCTAATGATATCTGGACACATGGTCGAAATCTACTAGTCAAAATCGAATCATTCGGATTCTCCGGATATCGGACTATCTTTTCGAAGGACACTCCAATGATGATATCGCAGTTATCGAAACGACAAAACGGATGAAAATCCTTCATATTTTGAAGAATCATTAATGTCTGCAATCGAATCGGAGCTCGAGACAACACGTGGcaactcccttcgtccaacgtgATAGACTACGTGACAACATACATGTCAGACTACCTTAGACTTGGGAGTGAGGGGCAACTATTAGGGCAATTCAGCCGACTCTCCGATTCTGACTTTTGATCGGCCTGATAAGCACGACCTGTTGATTATCAATCGGTTGGCCGACTGACAATCGAGTATCCGCAAATTTGATAAACTTTAACTATGACGGCTCGATCGATTTCAGACCGATGActgtcggcatatcagagttatcgatcgatgctcattcaGACTTCCACAACTATCGACATACGATTGATATATTTTGATTACCGATATATAGTCAGCTTACCAAAAACTACCAGCGCAGAAAGTGCATAATGGTCAGAAACATAATCAGTGACGGGTATAACCAcccatcccacgatcacataatacCAGAATAAGTGGGATCCACGTGTCTAACCGTTACAGATGGTTACCAACTACttgtctataaaaggaggtaaatgaacagcatttggtaaGGTCTTTTGAGAGATGAAACTCTGCCTCTTTGAATATTCATCTACTATTCACCACTTTTCACTAACTTAAGTATTGGAGAGTTCTCGTCATATACAATTCCGGTCAATATGGACTTCGTTTTACAAGTGCTCTTCACTGATGATAACGCGACAGGGGATTGGTTGCAACAAATATCATTAGTTTATCTGACAGAAAGAGATTCGTATGGGGTTATATGTCGCGCGCGCGTATATGGGGTAAAGCTAGGACACAAATATTTTTACGAAATAAGGCGGCATGCATTTAGGCTTTGAGATGCAATTCCCAGAAACCTGTTATGGTATAACTTGTGCATTCAGGTGTGCAGTTGCAGTTGGACTGGTGAGCCGGGTCATGCAAAGACCCAGAAAAGCTTCACTTGGAAGCAGTTCAGGGAATTCTAAGGTATGTGGAAGGAATGCTCCACTGCGACCGACCGTATAAGAAGTGCACTGGTCTTTGGTTATTGCAGCGTATACTATGCTAGTAGTCACGACGCACATCGATCAACCACTGACTTTGTGTTTAATATGGGTTCGATAGTTATCTCTCGGTGTAGCAACAGACATTTAACTGTCAAGGGACCTACACCAATATCCTTTTGAATAGAAAAGAAGGAAGTAAGAAAGTTCCCATATACCAAGAGGTTGAATATCCAGTATCACTGCACTGGGATGATCTGCTTCAATTCGAGTAGTGAAAAATCCAGTATTCATGCAAGAACGAAACACCACACTTGGAGGTGCAGCACCGCTTTATAAGAGAGAAGATGCTACAGGGAGAGATAAGATGGCAAATAAAGTGGATTTACAAATGGCAGGCTTCTTTGACCTCCccttcactcaaaaaaaaaaaaagaaatggcaGACTTCTTTGACCTTCCCTTCACTCAAAAAAATGGCAGACTTGTTCACTATAAGATTGCCTACTTCTACGGTTTGCAGAGCTACGGATGCCACTCGATCGGCATGACTCCAAGGACAGCATGGAAAGAGAGTCAATGCTAGAATTCCCACGCGGCtgtttctctccctctccttcctcctcatcaCCGTACCAGAAGCTAGTTTCCCATCTTTATTACCCCTTCAAACCTAGAGATATCCATTCTTATCACTTTGCATTGGGAGGTGTGTTTCTTGGCCTATACCTGCCACCTGCACCTAGTATAGAAGGAGCCAACGGGGTCCCCTATATGCATCGTCTGAGATAATGCGAGTAGCGTGTCTTCGTGAGAGTATGTGAGAGGGCGTTCGAGTGTGGTCCAGTTTTGGTGCGTCTCGTTTTAGTGAGGTGTCACATTGCCATTTGTGAGTGCATGCCCAGTGTCAACTGATCTTGTGTTGGAGCATCATCAGGTCTTGCTTTGCATGAGTAAGTTTGCTCGTaataaaattattctgatctTAAGTTTGAAGTGCACCAACATACACTGCAGCGTTTGGCTCCATATCATCACTAATATTAGGATAcccttctcttgttcttaggaAGATACTTAAGGTTGATTGGTGCGAGTTTCATTTGGTCATTCTTCAATTCTGTGCGTCAGTTTGTTTTAGTCTTTGTTTCCATTCAGACGGCTTCTTGTCACTTGCATAACAAGACGATCGAGAGCAACAAGCTCCTTTGTGAAAGAGATTATTAAAGATTACATGAAAGCATTCAGGCCTAACGATTTATCACTAGAAAAATGGCAAGCATTGTCTCTTCACGCGGATCCCTTCGTTGTCGCCCTCCTTTTGTCTCCGAGAAGTTGTCACTTACCTTCTAGTCCTTATGAATATTTCATTTATTAATATACTTTGATTAAGGCAAATTACCATCAAAACCTTCTCTTAGCAGTACAGATATCCTATTACGTGACTATGAAAAAAATAAGCAACATTTCCTTATtctgagaaaaaaatatctcaatgtTAATATTTAATAAGCCCACACACCTCAAGAGTTTTCATccgttttacttttttttttttttttgttaatatctGTCTGAGATGATGGTGTAAATTAAGCTAGTCAGGAGGGCATGAGGCACTTAAACTGATCAGATTGTTAGAGCTAAATCTGGCATTAATCTTGGCATGGTCGCCGTTTAGCATATAAAAAATGCTCGTGCATCAAGAGAAAAAAAGTAATTAGAGAAAGAACTTAAATTTTTCTGTCTATTCGGATTTCTAAATGTTTAGGATATTTTTGTTAAGGTTTTGAGGGGGCTCTTAATTGCTCCTTTTTCTTTCACTTAGAGTTTTATCGCTCCCTCTGATGCCATCCTCCACAGGCAAAGAGACAAATAGCAAACTGCTATCGACGATGGAACATCAAAGAAACTTTTTATATAGCAATGGTGCAGTCCTAATGATGGGGAAACAATTCCTTAACCCAATTGAACTCCTATTGGACTGCAGGTTTTGAAATTGAAACGGAATTTTCTCCTTCCTCTCGTCTTTACTTTCACCCTCTTACCTTTCCTTTCTATATATCATCAGTTCTCCTTCCAACGAGACCGGAGTTAATCAATTTCAGACAATGTCCAACACATCTGGAGAAGAGTCCCAGAACACTCCTCGTCAGCAATTACAAATGGGAGGCTGCACGCCTGTCTCAAGTAAAGGAGACACGAGTGCACCCGTGACAAAGAAGAGAAGAAGCCTTCCAGGCAATCCAGGCAAGGAGGCACTACATTCGGTTCCCCATTAGCTCCTGCATTGAGAACTATAATATTGTACTGTATTAACGCACCTATATATTGCTTTGAACAACACTCGAGATTTTGCCGCATATCAGTACTTCAAAAATTTTGCAAATTATGATgctaaaaaaaaggagaaaattaaAGGCTATGTGGTAGCTaggtttttgataattttattagcatACCAGTGTACTAGCTAGAGTTATGTGTTATGACTTGTTAAACAGCTTTTGAACATGAAACATATGGTTTGATTAAGCTATGTGCTATGTCTTTTTGAATTCAGAATTCATGCTTCGATATCATCTGAGCTGAGAAATACAAAAATTGGATTATAACTATCTAGAACCAGGCACCATTTAAACtaactcaaatttttttaaaggaAACTCAAAATTTTATGGCGTATCAACCATTCAACATGAGCTTCTGAACCATGATGAATGACCTTTTATGAATTGGAGAAAACTCAAACTTACAAAAACTTACTAGGTTTCACTACTGTGGGTTCAGAAGACTAATTTTAGTATAGCCAACTTGTAGACCCAGACGCAGAGGTGATAGCTCTTTCTCCCAGGACTCTCTTAGCAACAAACCGTTACATATGTGAAGTGTGTCATAAAGGCTTTCAGAGGGATCAGAACCTTCAGCTACACAGGAGGGGTCATAATCTTCCATGGAAGCTGAAACAAAGGAGCAGTACAGAAGCTAAGAAGAGGGTGTATGTCTGCCCTGAGGTGAGCTGCACTCACCATGACCCAAGCCGGGCTCTCGGTGACTTGACAGGCATCAAGAAGCATTACTCTAGAAAGCATGGTGAGAAGAAATGGAAGTGCGACAAGTGTTCCAAGAGATACGCAGTTCAATCAGACTGGAAGGCTCATTCAAAGATATGTGGAACTAAAGAATATCGCTGCGATTGTGGAACAATTTTTTCAAGGTACGCATCCATCGATCCTCATTAATTTTAGAGTAGAATGTATGAACTTAGATCACAAGCAAAGCAGTTTATAACAAGAGTACATAATTTCTATAGGCTAAATTCTGTCTCATGTTGCTTCAGGAAGGACAGCTTCGTGACTCACCGAGCATTCTGCGATGCACTGACTGAAGAGAACTACAGAATCAATCATGGACTCGCCGCCATGGTTGGAAGCTTGCATAGCCAGGCACAGGACATGCTCTCACATTCAATGCCTAGTTTGACCACAGATACCATAACAAACCCATCCAATTCTGATCAGAATTCAAACAATCCTCTAAGATCCTTGTCACTAAATCCTTTAATTCCAGGCAGCTCTGACATGCTTTTTAATCAAAGCTCAGCACACACGTCTTGTCTCCAGCTTAGTGGTAGTGGATCTAGCAGTCACCACATGCCAATGGGCTCTTCTTTTATGTCTGCAACCGCTTTACTCCAGAAAGCAGCGGAGATGGGAGCAAAGGTCAGTGATGATTCAATTTCTCCTATACTTCTCAGAGGTTTCACAGGCTACTCAGCTACATCCAGAGCATCGGGGTCTCGCAAGGAGCCTTTTAGTGGTCATGGTGATACTTCTTCTCAGCAGTGCCTAGACTCCTCCATAGAAACCTCAGCCGTTCGTAATCTGGGATTAATGTCCACAACCTCTGGTGGTTCTTATGTCGAAAATCACAGTGCCCTTCAGGCGAACTCAAAATGGACTACCAGTGATTTTAGACCTACTACATTCCCTCTGCAGGGTGGAGTAGTTAACCTCTCCCTTCCAATGAGAGCAGAAAACCAAAATTCTACGGTTGTTTTGGAAGGACAGATGCAGCAAAACACTTGCCAAGGGATTGCAGAGGATAGAGAAGTGAGAATGACTCAGGATTTCCTAGGCTTGGGACCCCTTGGGAATGTCGGTTTTGGCCATCCTAACTATCATGATGAGAGTGCAGTTGCACTAAATTATTCAGATGGGCAGCAACCAAGTGGACATGCAATGTATCCTTATCATCAGATGCCTGATAGTTCTAATGCATTGGAGAAACCAACATGGGATTTCTAGATAGAGATGACTAGTTTAATTATCTCGATCTGCTAGTTTTAGTTGGCATATCACTGAAACAGTTTTGTAGCCGAGGTTCATTAGAAGTATCAAGCTATCTTTCGTTTTCGCTAATTTTGTTTATCGCCATAGAAATGGATCTTGAATTGGAAGTCAGTTTATGTGATCCTACTTGTAATCCTTGTGAGGTGCGACATGAAAAAGCTGACCATCTCTTCTTTCAACGTTGGTTTGTTCAACCAATTTGGAAGGAGCAAAATGAAGCATTTTTAGTGATGGCGCCCAAGCATGGATCTTTTGGTCTAGCTAGAGGGAGGATGGGACACTTAGATCTAAGAAAAATACAGCAAAGTTTTGAGTTAAAGGCTAATTAAGATATTAATGGAGGATGTTTGGGCATCTGCTTGCTGTGCGTTTTCTTCCTAGATCTTGACTCTCAAGGAACCTGTTTGAGAGGTGGTAAATGAGAAAATAAGTGTATCCAGTTAATTAGGCATTTTAGACTGTACCTTTTTTTCTGATAAAAATGAAGGAAACCAGGAAAATTTATTAGCATGATATTGTGACCAAATTCAAAGAAAGTGTGCTTTCGGTCAAACACCAAGtaatgatattatctacttttaaGTGATATCTATATGCTACTTCAACCATGAGGAGACAAAAATTATCTCTGCCATCTCGCACTCAAGGATATATGCTCAGTGCAAGCGATACTAGGATGGATAAGGGATAACCCTGTGGAAGcccttaaaatatatatatatatatatatctatctatacacacacatatatatatatatatacatatacatacatatgtatatatatatatatatatatatatatatatatatatatacatgtgtgtgtatatatatatatatatatatatatatatatatatatatagacacacacgtatatatatacatatacatacatatgtatgtgtgtgtgtgtatatatatatatatatatatatatatatatatatatatatatatatatatatacacacacacacacacacacacacacacacatacatacgtatgtatatgtgtatatatacatatacatacatacgtatgtatatgtgtgtgtatatatatatatacatacatacgtatatatatgcatatatatatatatatatatatacaatactTACTAGGAGAGACCACGGCACATCTATAGTCAGtctgatcatataaaattttatgatcggaCCGTCATCATGTACCACGTGTCCCccacccattaaaaaaaaaaaaagaaaaaaagatgtttCTTCTTCTCCATGCCCAACTACCCTCCCTCGGCAGCTTCGTCCTGACGCCTGCACCCTGCCCCAGCTCCCACCAAGCCGGCGCCTGCACCCCATCCCCCCACCCCCGCTCTGCCCCCCCCCCACCCCGACCCTCCGCCCGGATGCCTGCACCCCGAAACCCGACCGCCTGCACCCCGGTCCCCCAACGTCCGTGCCGCCCCTGCCGCGACTCCAACCCCGACGCCTCCGCGCCCAAACCCCCTTCGATGACTGCACTCCGGCCCCCCCGCCCCCGCCCCCGCCCCCGCCCCCGCCTCCACACCTCGGCCCCTCACCCCCACTCTGCCACCCCACCCCGATGCCTGCACCCCGGCCTCTTGATGTCTACACCGCCCCCATTGCAGGCCCCCACCTCGATGCCTGCACCCCTGCTGCTCGCCCCCACCCCGGCCCCCTGTCCTGACGCCTGCACCTCGGTCCCCGACCACCTGCACCTCGGCCCCCATTGTCCGTGCCACCCTCGCTACGACTCCGTCCCTCCCTTTCCCAGCTCCGACGCCACCAACCTCTCTCCCTtccccctcctcttctccctttttttctctctctcttgcttcTGTTTTGTGATCTGTGAGATAGAGGACACGTGGCAGATGATGATGgtccgatcataattttttttatggtcGGATCAACTGTAGAAGTTTTATCTCTTATTAGGGATGAAACTAATCAATTTATTTGGAGATGAAATGGGCACACATTTCATTAGAGAAAAATGGGAAGTTATGAGAAAATTACCTTTGTCTTTGGAGTATCATTGTGATCAGGAAAATGTGAAAGGCATTTTGAGGG from Elaeis guineensis isolate ETL-2024a chromosome 9, EG11, whole genome shotgun sequence includes these protein-coding regions:
- the LOC105051003 gene encoding uncharacterized protein, with product MGCAVAVGLVSRVMQRPRKASLGSSSGNSKYSQLVDPDAEVIALSPRTLLATNRYICEVCHKGFQRDQNLQLHRRGHNLPWKLKQRSSTEAKKRVYVCPEVSCTHHDPSRALGDLTGIKKHYSRKHGEKKWKCDKCSKRYAVQSDWKAHSKICGTKEYRCDCGTIFSRKDSFVTHRAFCDALTEENYRINHGLAAMVGSLHSQAQDMLSHSMPSLTTDTITNPSNSDQNSNNPLRSLSLNPLIPGSSDMLFNQSSAHTSCLQLSGSGSSSHHMPMGSSFMSATALLQKAAEMGAKVSDDSISPILLRGFTGYSATSRASGSRKEPFSGHGDTSSQQCLDSSIETSAVRNLGLMSTTSGGSYVENHSALQANSKWTTSDFRPTTFPLQGGVVNLSLPMRAENQNSTVVLEGQMQQNTCQGIAEDREVRMTQDFLGLGPLGNVGFGHPNYHDESAVALNYSDGQQPSGHAMYPYHQMPDSSNALEKPTWDF